Proteins from a single region of Lysinibacillus sp. JNUCC-52:
- a CDS encoding Ltp family lipoprotein: MEETPEEKATREAKEAEEKALAEQKAKEKAEAQAKADAEAKAKAEAEAKAKAEAKAQAEAKAKEASVPREHKSALKKAEQYAKTMHMSKAGIYDQLTSEYGENFPADAAQYAINNIVFDWKENALKKAKSYADMMNMSNSAIYEQLISEYGEKFTKEEAQYAIDNLE, translated from the coding sequence GTGGAAGAAACGCCAGAAGAAAAAGCTACCCGTGAGGCGAAGGAAGCTGAAGAAAAAGCGTTAGCAGAACAAAAAGCTAAAGAGAAAGCAGAAGCACAAGCTAAGGCAGATGCAGAAGCTAAAGCTAAAGCAGAAGCGGAGGCTAAAGCGAAAGCAGAGGCCAAAGCTCAAGCAGAAGCGAAGGCAAAAGAGGCAAGTGTCCCACGTGAGCATAAGTCAGCGTTAAAAAAAGCAGAGCAATATGCTAAAACGATGCATATGTCAAAGGCAGGGATTTACGATCAATTAACATCGGAATATGGGGAAAATTTCCCTGCGGATGCTGCTCAATACGCTATAAATAATATTGTATTTGATTGGAAAGAAAATGCATTGAAAAAAGCAAAATCATACGCAGATATGATGAATATGTCAAATTCGGCTATTTACGAGCAATTAATATCTGAATACGGAGAAAAATTCACCAAAGAAGAAGCTCAATATGCTATTGATAATTTAGAATAA
- a CDS encoding CatB-related O-acetyltransferase, translating to MNNQKYNHWSEIKYIKDLVTNPLIEVGDYSYYSGYYGNQNFEDGCVRYLWGDHKSRELFNPINDFGWHLDKLIIGNYVCIASGVIILMGGNHNHHSEWITVYPFTEQIERSYEPKGNTVIKSDAWIGMNAMIMPGVTIGEGAIIAAGSVVLKDVPPYTIVGGNPAKEIRKRFSDLQIDKLLEMRWFDWEREKIEKAIPLLSNDSIDQLYDFYLHEIKI from the coding sequence ATGAACAATCAAAAATATAATCATTGGTCAGAAATTAAATATATTAAGGATTTAGTGACAAATCCGCTCATTGAAGTTGGCGACTATTCATACTACTCAGGTTATTATGGAAATCAAAATTTTGAGGACGGGTGTGTCAGATATCTTTGGGGTGACCATAAATCTCGTGAGTTATTTAATCCTATTAATGATTTTGGTTGGCATTTAGATAAACTGATTATCGGAAACTACGTTTGTATTGCCAGTGGTGTCATCATTTTAATGGGTGGTAATCATAATCACCATTCAGAATGGATAACAGTGTATCCGTTTACGGAACAGATTGAACGTTCTTATGAGCCAAAAGGAAATACGGTTATTAAAAGTGATGCCTGGATTGGTATGAATGCAATGATTATGCCTGGGGTTACTATCGGTGAAGGTGCGATTATTGCTGCAGGATCTGTTGTATTAAAAGATGTTCCGCCTTATACGATTGTCGGTGGGAATCCAGCCAAAGAAATACGAAAACGATTTTCAGATTTACAAATAGATAAATTATTAGAAATGCGTTGGTTTGATTGGGAACGTGAGAAAATTGAAAAGGCTATTCCTTTGTTATCAAACGATTCTATCGATCAATTGTATGATTTCTATTTACATGAAATAAAAATATAA
- a CDS encoding recombinase family protein yields MKCVIYVRVSTDEQAKHGFSIAAQIEKLEAYCVSQGWEIVEEPYIDDGYSAKDLNRPHFQAMLQRIQQGGIDVLLVYKLDRLTRSVPDLHTILAELDQYECKFKSATEVYDTTNAMGRLFITLVAAIAQWERENTAERVRLGMEKKVKLGYWKGGTPPYGYHVVDGELAINKEEAQIVKDIFTLAKTLGFFSLARQLTNKGTPTRKGGQWHVDTVRDIANNPTYAGYLMFSSNPKDIKKPPRERVLFEGIHERIIDRDEFWELQDLLEKRRTFGGKRESSNYYFSSLLKCARCGHAMSGHKAGKKKTYRCSGKKAGKACTSHMILESNLVQTIFAKWDDLVGGHFQSNEGDAIFPMAQLSSLQQELAVVQKLSHKKKTMFEHDIIGIDELIEESEKLRHQENELYAKLKTLQQQDQRQHVEIRTVIRNIDTLWLNADDYERKQLMTTIFEQIIVDTKDDYTSSKQAREIIIVAAK; encoded by the coding sequence ATGAAGTGCGTCATCTATGTTCGAGTCAGCACAGATGAACAGGCTAAACATGGATTTTCGATTGCTGCACAAATCGAAAAATTAGAGGCTTATTGTGTTTCACAAGGATGGGAAATTGTTGAGGAGCCCTACATTGATGATGGGTATTCTGCTAAAGATTTAAATAGACCCCATTTCCAAGCAATGCTACAGCGCATTCAGCAAGGAGGAATCGATGTCCTTCTTGTGTATAAGCTAGATCGCTTAACTCGCTCTGTCCCTGATCTCCACACAATTTTAGCTGAGTTAGATCAATATGAATGTAAATTTAAATCCGCTACAGAAGTTTACGATACGACAAATGCGATGGGTCGTTTATTTATAACACTTGTTGCTGCGATTGCCCAGTGGGAGCGAGAAAATACAGCAGAACGGGTACGTTTAGGAATGGAAAAGAAAGTGAAGTTGGGTTACTGGAAAGGTGGCACGCCCCCCTATGGCTATCACGTAGTGGATGGTGAATTAGCTATCAATAAAGAAGAAGCTCAAATTGTGAAAGACATCTTTACATTAGCCAAGACATTAGGTTTTTTCTCACTTGCCCGCCAATTAACAAATAAAGGAACCCCCACGCGAAAAGGCGGACAATGGCATGTCGATACTGTGCGAGATATTGCTAATAATCCGACATACGCAGGTTACTTAATGTTTAGCTCTAATCCGAAAGACATTAAAAAGCCTCCTCGGGAACGTGTGCTGTTTGAAGGCATTCATGAACGTATTATAGATCGTGATGAATTTTGGGAGCTACAAGATTTGTTAGAAAAACGCAGAACATTTGGAGGAAAGCGCGAATCGAGTAATTACTATTTTTCCTCACTTTTAAAATGTGCTCGATGCGGGCATGCAATGTCTGGTCATAAAGCTGGCAAGAAAAAAACATATCGATGTTCTGGCAAGAAAGCTGGAAAAGCTTGTACTAGTCATATGATTTTAGAAAGCAATTTAGTGCAAACCATCTTTGCAAAATGGGATGACTTGGTCGGTGGCCATTTTCAAAGTAACGAAGGCGACGCAATATTCCCAATGGCACAACTGTCGTCATTACAACAGGAATTAGCTGTTGTGCAAAAGCTTTCACATAAGAAGAAAACCATGTTCGAGCATGATATTATCGGCATCGACGAGTTAATAGAAGAAAGTGAAAAGCTTCGTCATCAAGAAAACGAGTTATACGCAAAGCTAAAAACGTTACAGCAGCAGGATCAGCGTCAACATGTGGAAATCCGAACTGTTATCCGCAATATTGATACACTATGGTTGAATGCCGATGATTACGAACGCAAGCAATTAATGACCACCATCTTCGAGCAAATTATCGTTGATACAAAGGATGATTATACGAGCAGTAAACAAGCCAGGGAAATTATAATTGTTGCAGCTAAATAA
- a CDS encoding helix-turn-helix domain-containing protein, whose protein sequence is MLNKAEVLMHPVRMKILQALMHNTEDGLSTLEMISLIKDVPQATLYRHIQILMDENIIKIVKERKVRSVTEKFYALNEGAAKIDAEEWSKLTKKQKLNYISYYQLALLSQYQNYLNLFEEDCVEDQATFSLLDLSLTKEQFNNFQNDLNDLLTRYYNMSDSSNKTETKTIALNIIPKS, encoded by the coding sequence ATGCTTAATAAAGCGGAGGTTTTAATGCATCCAGTGAGAATGAAGATTTTGCAGGCACTGATGCATAATACAGAAGACGGTTTAAGTACGTTAGAGATGATTTCTTTAATTAAAGATGTACCGCAAGCTACATTATATCGCCATATTCAAATATTAATGGATGAAAACATTATTAAAATTGTGAAAGAACGCAAAGTACGTTCTGTCACGGAAAAATTTTATGCTTTAAATGAGGGAGCAGCAAAAATAGATGCGGAGGAGTGGTCCAAGCTTACGAAAAAGCAAAAGCTAAACTATATTTCTTATTATCAATTAGCACTACTGTCTCAATATCAAAATTACTTAAACTTATTTGAAGAAGATTGCGTCGAGGATCAAGCTACTTTTTCATTACTTGACTTATCTTTAACAAAGGAACAGTTTAACAACTTTCAAAATGATTTAAATGATTTATTAACGAGATACTATAATATGTCCGATTCAAGCAATAAAACGGAAACAAAAACGATCGCATTAAATATTATTCCAAAATCTTAA
- a CDS encoding YitT family protein: protein MKKGKSVENIRKFIMIIIGAVIAAYGLEAVLIPNNVIDGGVTGISIMGAHLFGIPLGVLLFVLNIPFIYIGYKQVGKTFALMSSTGIAALSISTVLLHDVKTILGPNDPLLIVLSGGMLLGIGIGIVLRNGGALDGSEVLAVLLSRKIPFSVGDIILFINAFIFLGASFIFGLESALYSALTYYIAKNVIDIIQVGLEKSKDVRVVSAKSEEIGDAIQARLGRGVTYTQGRGGFSNEPTEILNCVINRMEENKLVTIIKDIDSGAFVVISDVSEVRGGNFKKRDIH from the coding sequence ATGAAAAAAGGCAAGTCAGTTGAAAATATAAGAAAATTTATTATGATTATTATAGGCGCAGTCATCGCAGCATATGGACTTGAAGCGGTATTAATACCGAACAATGTCATTGATGGTGGCGTAACAGGTATTAGTATTATGGGTGCCCATTTATTCGGAATTCCGTTAGGGGTGCTACTCTTTGTACTTAATATCCCATTTATTTATATTGGCTACAAACAAGTAGGAAAAACTTTTGCATTAATGAGTAGTACTGGGATAGCGGCTTTATCGATTTCCACAGTTCTATTACATGATGTTAAAACAATTTTAGGTCCAAACGATCCTTTATTAATTGTCTTATCAGGTGGTATGTTACTTGGAATTGGAATAGGAATTGTCTTACGTAACGGTGGTGCATTAGATGGCTCTGAAGTGTTAGCCGTACTATTATCACGTAAAATTCCGTTTTCAGTCGGAGATATTATATTATTTATTAATGCCTTTATTTTCTTAGGGGCAAGCTTTATTTTCGGATTAGAAAGCGCATTATATTCAGCTTTAACGTACTATATTGCGAAAAACGTTATTGATATTATTCAAGTAGGTTTAGAAAAATCAAAAGATGTTCGTGTTGTCAGTGCAAAATCTGAGGAAATTGGTGACGCCATTCAAGCTCGTTTAGGACGTGGTGTTACTTATACACAAGGGCGTGGCGGATTTTCAAACGAACCAACTGAAATTTTGAACTGTGTCATTAACCGTATGGAAGAAAATAAGCTTGTGACAATCATTAAAGATATTGATAGCGGTGCTTTTGTTGTTATTTCTGATGTTTCAGAAGTTCGTGGTGGTAATTTCAAAAAACGTGATATTCACTAA
- a CDS encoding YbfB/YjiJ family MFS transporter has protein sequence MNKQTVHYLIGGVFAFIVAMGISRFAYTVILPYMQEAFAFSRATAGFLATSNYLGYFVGAIIVGRLQFKEKRIPFLQLALVISIVTTGLMGCTKVIFVWYVLRFISGVMSAFIFVIAASLVLDQLATSRKSHLSGIFYSGVGIGIALSALIVSPIHALFNWYGTWFALALFSSILLIFIVILIKPNTLKTQQQTSETPILRKALPTRWIKWLVLAYSLEGLGYIITGTFIVSIANESTSFQGDAVFVWFVVGIAAIPSCFIWSKLAQRWGYVMTLFIAMLLQSLGIVLPALSTNTFTIYTSAFIFGATFMGITTVATTLAKQIVPLNSHKILGVLTAGYALGQLLGPSLAGILANYTNSYQYALIGASAVVLVGAICLINGIKYEKNNSELQQIR, from the coding sequence ATGAATAAGCAAACAGTTCATTATTTAATTGGAGGCGTTTTTGCATTCATCGTTGCAATGGGCATTAGTCGTTTTGCCTATACAGTCATTTTACCTTACATGCAAGAAGCTTTTGCGTTTAGTCGAGCAACTGCAGGCTTTTTAGCTACGAGCAATTATTTAGGCTATTTTGTAGGTGCCATTATTGTTGGACGTCTACAATTCAAAGAAAAACGGATTCCCTTCTTACAACTAGCATTAGTTATAAGTATTGTAACTACTGGTTTAATGGGGTGCACTAAGGTGATTTTTGTTTGGTATGTGCTTCGGTTTATTTCTGGCGTAATGAGTGCTTTTATTTTTGTCATTGCTGCAAGTCTAGTGCTCGATCAATTAGCTACGAGCAGGAAATCACACTTGTCAGGGATTTTTTATAGTGGTGTAGGGATAGGAATTGCATTAAGTGCTTTAATTGTTTCACCAATACATGCTTTATTTAACTGGTATGGCACATGGTTTGCCTTAGCATTATTTAGCAGTATCTTACTAATATTTATTGTCATTTTAATAAAGCCAAACACACTTAAAACACAACAGCAAACTAGTGAAACACCAATATTGCGTAAAGCTCTACCGACAAGGTGGATTAAATGGCTAGTACTTGCCTATAGTCTAGAAGGACTTGGCTATATTATTACTGGAACTTTCATCGTATCCATTGCAAATGAATCAACAAGCTTTCAGGGGGATGCAGTCTTTGTATGGTTTGTCGTTGGCATTGCAGCCATTCCATCTTGTTTTATTTGGTCAAAACTTGCACAGCGTTGGGGTTATGTAATGACATTATTTATAGCTATGTTATTGCAGTCATTAGGGATTGTGTTACCAGCATTGTCCACAAACACTTTTACCATTTACACAAGTGCTTTTATATTCGGTGCGACATTTATGGGGATTACAACGGTTGCAACTACTTTAGCAAAGCAAATTGTCCCTTTAAATAGTCATAAAATATTAGGAGTTTTAACAGCAGGCTATGCACTAGGGCAATTGCTTGGACCTTCACTAGCAGGAATATTGGCCAACTATACAAACAGTTATCAATATGCGCTAATAGGTGCATCTGCTGTTGTCCTAGTAGGAGCAATCTGTCTAATAAACGGAATAAAATATGAAAAAAATAATAGTGAACTCCAACAAATACGGTAA